A single window of Brevinematales bacterium DNA harbors:
- a CDS encoding archease, with protein MGKERYWYVKDHTSDFIIEGKGSTIESAFEAIAIALQSVIVDINSIVGKIVVGSVVRSSRGYEELLFEFLSYLVYIKDVEKFVFKDINVKIHNLDNENIILEFEALGDRIDVNSHVVLTDVKGVTYSQLAVFKERDYYICRCVVDV; from the coding sequence ATGGGTAAGGAGAGATATTGGTATGTTAAGGATCATACATCGGATTTTATAATAGAAGGTAAGGGGTCAACCATTGAGAGTGCATTTGAAGCTATTGCTATTGCTTTACAGAGTGTTATTGTTGATATAAATTCGATAGTTGGAAAGATTGTAGTAGGAAGTGTAGTTAGATCCAGTAGAGGATATGAAGAGCTTTTGTTTGAATTCTTAAGTTACCTTGTCTACATAAAAGACGTAGAGAAATTTGTTTTCAAGGATATCAATGTTAAAATCCATAATTTGGATAATGAGAATATCATTTTGGAATTTGAAGCTTTAGGTGATAGAATTGATGTAAATAGTCATGTTGTTCTTACTGATGTTAAAGGAGTAACTTATAGTCAACTTGCAGTTTTTAAGGAGAGAGATTATTATATTTGTAGATGTGTTGTTGATGTATAG
- a CDS encoding MlaD family protein encodes MKHYEFKIGIVVVLGLLLIVLGLYLTNTLPFLAQGYRIYVELSYGANIPLGASVKLAGGIKVGRVENVSENPDGGGIVLTLFIESRYKINRDALFVIKSTSLVGEKYVDIMNYTGVEPFLKDGDVVKGSEEVSINEAISDVFEFIKKIVGKIESTPDLPGSIDKIVLIVAYLEGIIREVYNNREQISTSIKNVSEFSDQLKRTTQEIVQLINYLNQVGNNLNKVDISKLNKTIDNLNDSINQITKVITNTNTVIGVLTDEEVAKSLRRTIRNLEMFSKKISDNPSTLINIFK; translated from the coding sequence ATGAAACACTATGAGTTTAAAATAGGAATAGTTGTAGTTTTAGGATTGTTACTGATAGTACTTGGTTTGTATTTAACTAATACCTTGCCATTTTTAGCGCAGGGATACAGGATTTATGTTGAACTATCTTATGGTGCTAATATCCCGTTAGGTGCTAGTGTCAAACTTGCCGGTGGTATCAAAGTTGGTAGAGTTGAAAATGTTAGTGAAAACCCTGATGGAGGAGGTATTGTACTTACTCTATTCATAGAAAGTAGATATAAGATAAATAGAGATGCTTTGTTTGTGATTAAATCAACGTCATTGGTTGGAGAAAAGTATGTGGACATAATGAACTATACAGGTGTTGAACCTTTTCTGAAGGATGGAGATGTAGTGAAAGGCTCTGAGGAAGTATCGATCAATGAGGCTATATCTGATGTTTTTGAGTTTATAAAGAAGATAGTTGGTAAAATAGAATCAACACCAGACTTACCTGGAAGCATAGATAAGATAGTTTTGATAGTAGCGTACCTGGAAGGTATAATACGAGAAGTTTACAACAATAGAGAACAAATTTCCACTAGCATCAAAAATGTATCTGAGTTTTCTGACCAATTGAAGAGAACTACTCAAGAAATTGTCCAACTGATTAACTACCTTAATCAGGTTGGTAATAATCTGAATAAAGTTGATATTTCTAAACTAAATAAAACAATAGATAACCTTAATGATTCTATAAATCAGATAACAAAGGTTATTACTAACACTAATACTGTTATAGGGGTACTTACGGATGAGGAAGTTGCAAAAAGTTTGAGAAGGACTATAAGAAACCTTGAGATGTTTTCGAAGAAAATATCAGATAATCCTTCAACTTTGATAAACATATTTAAGTAA